The genomic stretch CGTTAACCGTCCGGCATTGCCGCTGCCTGCCGTAGAGGAGGCAATCTGTCCGCCATTCTGCAACAGCAGGCGATCGGTCGCGATGGTAATATTGCCCGCAGCTCCCGCATTGTCCCCGGCTGCCTGGGTTTGGGCTAACAAATTGCCGCCCCGCTCAAAGTCAAACAGACCCGAAATGGTAGAAATGCCAGTAATCGTCACCGAATCAGCGGCATTAATTGTGACATCTCCGCCTCGCCCCATGCCAGCGGTAATTGAGCCAACCTCACCGCCGCTGCGAATGTTCAGTTGCCCGGTCGAAATTTGTAAATTTCCCGCCGCTCCACCGCCAAACGCAGAGGTCAAAATTCGGGTACGGAAGGGCGTATTATTGCTCAGTCCTGTGTCGATCACGTCAACGGTTTCAGCAGCTCTGATTTGCACATCTCCCCCTCGACCTGCATCAAACGATTCCGACCCCAGATCCGAGGTGCCGCTCATTCGCAGATGTCGAGTCAAAACCTGAAGATCGCCTGCTGAACCGCCTGCGATCGTTGCCGTGTACAGCGAACTTCTAAAGGCATCATCTGATGATCCAGCTAAGACCACGCGATCGATCGCATTGACGACTAATGCGCCGCCCTCCCCGGTTCCCTGCGTCAGAGAGAAGATTTGCGATCCTCCAGTCAAGCGAACCGTCTGCCCCCGTACTGCGATCGCGCCGCCATTGCTCCCACTGGTATTGACGATCGCCCCCTGAGAGAGGTAAATATCATCGAAATTTCGTACCCCTGAAAATCCCAGATTCCAGCCCCCTAAATTGGGCACTGAATTGGAACTTAAACCGGGAGAGAGGCTGACCGTTTCATGGGCTGCGATGCTTGCTAGCTCGACCTGCCCACCGGGTAAAGCTGCCTCCCCCCCTGCAACCAACCAGCCTCCTACTAAAGAGAGCCGACCCCCCACCAAAGCCAGGGTACGACCGGGCAAAACTCGCAGTCCTAATAGCTCGTCGCCAGCCGAGTCGCGCAAAACCTCGTCGGTACTGGTGAAATTCTGCGCCACAGATCGGTTGATGATCCGTCCCGGACGATCGCCAAACTGTAAGCCGATCGGTGTACTAACGGTGAGCAAAGGTGATGCCTGGGGATTCGTGGCGCTAAACTGCGTTCCATCCGCAAACCGAAGCCGATCGGCACTGCTGGCAATAAAGGAGCCGCCCAGATTCAGACGGGCATTGGGACCAAAGAGAATCCCGTTGGGATTGAGCAGAAATAGATTCGCAGGACTGATAGCACCATCCGGCTGCAAAACTTCGATCGTGCCGTTAATGTTAGAGCGGAGCCGTCCTGTCACTCGCGCAAAAACATTGCCAATCTCTGAATTAATCTCCTGAAACGAGGCAGTATTATTTTCAGGAACCGAAAACGTTTCAAAGCTATGAAATAAATTTGTGCCCCGTTGCGTTCCCTCCGTAATAATCCAGCGGTTTCCCTCAACTCTCACTTGTGAAGACCGAGGCAGCGTTCGATCGCCCCGCACCTGAGCATCGGCAGCGGAATAGCTATCCAGCCAGCCACATCCTAAAAGGCTAATGGGCAGGCAAAGACCAAGACGAAGCAGCGCATACTTCATAGCATCATAGGAATAGTAACTGCACAAGGCTCCAGGAAAGACTGCGCGATGCATCCGGGAATGAGCCAGGTGAAGCAGAGGGAAAGCCGATTAGAAAACTTCAACAGAAATAAAATCACGCACCAGGCTAACATTGGTTGTATCCCGCACAATTCCAATGCGATCGCGGTTACCGCTAGCGTTCGTGAAATAAATTTCCGTATCCTGTGCTGCGGAGCCAATGCCGCTTACACTCTTAAACTCCAGGCTGTAGCTTTCGCCAGAAACCGCTTCCTTCACCTGAATCCTATCCTCACCGGGCGTCCAGTCTGTGATCACCGCATAGCCGTCTCCCTCTTCTACATAGGCAACATAGCTAGACCCACCCAGAACAAAAACATCGCTCCCGCCGCCACCCGTCAAAATATCGAACTGGGGCGACGTACTATCTGAGTAACCAAAGC from Leptolyngbya ohadii IS1 encodes the following:
- a CDS encoding beta strand repeat-containing protein, giving the protein MKYALLRLGLCLPISLLGCGWLDSYSAADAQVRGDRTLPRSSQVRVEGNRWIITEGTQRGTNLFHSFETFSVPENNTASFQEINSEIGNVFARVTGRLRSNINGTIEVLQPDGAISPANLFLLNPNGILFGPNARLNLGGSFIASSADRLRFADGTQFSATNPQASPLLTVSTPIGLQFGDRPGRIINRSVAQNFTSTDEVLRDSAGDELLGLRVLPGRTLALVGGRLSLVGGWLVAGGEAALPGGQVELASIAAHETVSLSPGLSSNSVPNLGGWNLGFSGVRNFDDIYLSQGAIVNTSGSNGGAIAVRGQTVRLTGGSQIFSLTQGTGEGGALVVNAIDRVVLAGSSDDAFRSSLYTATIAGGSAGDLQVLTRHLRMSGTSDLGSESFDAGRGGDVQIRAAETVDVIDTGLSNNTPFRTRILTSAFGGGAAGNLQISTGQLNIRSGGEVGSITAGMGRGGDVTINAADSVTITGISTISGLFDFERGGNLLAQTQAAGDNAGAAGNITIATDRLLLQNGGQIASSTAGSGNAGRLTVRASEIELTGIALDDEGSPFLSSLKDGRLPYPSGLFSGAAPGSTGNGRQLRVEADRLRLSDGAVLQTNTFGSGNAGNIIVRVADFIELNGQAPANLIPTGITAISGGFPGSGFREVRGATGSSGNIQIETGRLRVEDGAVVATSSINPAATGAGQLSIRTRLVSLSNNAQLNARTESGGRRSATIDLQDANLLTLQGGSQITTRAGIETGGGNGGAIGIQSRYIVAQPTGDNDISADAGQGNGGNVDITADIVGLVQQDRPTSPRSGITASSEQGISGTITLSSPEFDPTRGLLALPEQLTDTSRLIAQTCRPANPDDPQSTFVITGRGGLPPSPTDPATSESVITRWATLPEELAASPEFSRNSVTRRTAEAQSSIAVRPYSQTEIIEAQEIQMDDRGEIQLVAQGANTSPQMLSHQCPG